From a region of the Panicum virgatum strain AP13 chromosome 2K, P.virgatum_v5, whole genome shotgun sequence genome:
- the LOC120694658 gene encoding peroxidase 2-like: MARLAALTTAAMLAVVCSVTCCQAEGYGYPGPGGGYPSPSPTPPAPTPSGADLAVGFYRDACPNAEAIVRDVVKKAVEQNPGVGAGLIRMLFHDCFVQGCDASVLLDPTAANTQPEKLSPPNFPSLRGFEVIDAAKAALEAACPGKVSRADIVAFAGRDASAVLSGGRADFAMPAGRRDGRASSANDALQFLPPPSFNLSELTASFAAKGLDADDLVVLSGAHTVGRSHCSSFVGDGRLNASTSDMNPALAASLRRQCPANPTAANDPTVVQDTVTPNTLDSQYYRNALRRNVLFTSDAALLRSGQTAAAVVQNAFVPGLWEQKFAAAMVKMASIEVKTGANGEIRRNCRVVN, from the exons ATGGCCAGGCTTGCCGCTCTGACGACGGCGGCCATGCTTGCGGTGGTGTGCTCGGTGACATGCTGCCAAGCTGAGGGCTACGGCTACCCTGGCCCGGGAGGCGGTTACCCCAGCCCCAGCCCGACGCCGCCTGCCCCGACTCCGAGTGGCGCCGACCTGGCGGTTGGTTTCTACAGGGACGCGTGCCCGAACGCCGAGGCCATCGTGCGAGACGTCGTCAAGAAGGCGGTGGAGCAGAACCCCGGCGTCGGGGCAGGGCTCATCCGGATGCtcttccacgactgcttcgtcCAGGGCTGCGACGCGTCCGTGCTGCTCGACCCGACGGCGGCCAACACGCAGCCGGAGAAGCTGTCCCCGCCCAACTTCCCCAGCCTGCGCGGCTTCGAGGTCATCGACGCGGCCAAGGCGGCGCTCGAGGCCGCCTGCCCCGGCAAGGTCTCCCGCGCCGACATCGTCGCCTTCGCCGGCCGCGACGCCAGCGCCGTCCTCAGCGGCGGCCGGGCCGACTTCGCCATGCCCGCGGgccgccgcgacggccgcgCGTCCAGCGCCAACGACGCGCTCCAGTTCCTCCCGCCGCCCTCGTTCAACCTCTCCGAGCTCACCGCCAGCTTCGCCGCCAAGGGGCTCGACGCCGATGAC CTCGTCGTGCTCTCGGGCGCCCACACCGTCGGCCGCTCCCACTGCTCGTCCTTCGTCGGCGACGGCCGCCTCAACGCGTCCACGTCCGACATGAACCCGGCGCTGGCCGCCTCGCTGCGCCGCCAGTGCCCGGCGAACCCGACCGCGGCCAACGACCCCACCGTGGTGCAGGACACCGTGACCCCCAACACTCTGGACAGCCAGTACTACAGGAACGCGCTCAGGCGGAACGTGCTCTTCACGTCGGACGCGGCGCTCCTCAGGTCCgggcagacggcggcggcggtggtgcagaACGCGTTCGTCCCGGGGCTGTGGGAGCAGAAGttcgcggcggcgatggtgaaGATGGCCAGCATCGAGGTGAAGACCGGCGCCAATGGCGAGATCAGGAGGAACTGCCGGGTCGTCAACTAG
- the LOC120694660 gene encoding calcium/calmodulin-dependent serine/threonine-protein kinase 1-like, with the protein MGLCHGKPTQIPDVDAEDPHVASGAGDGASSPSAAAPAAKPGTPKQPKFPFYLPSPLPPSSYKGSPANSSVASTPARGGFKRPFPPPSPAKHIRALLARRHGSVKPNEASIPEGGEPELGLDKSFGFSKHFFAKYDLGEEVGRGHFGYTCSAKAKKGEHKGQDVAVKVIPKAKMTTAIAIEDVRREVRILSSLTGHNNLVQFYDAFEDEDNVYIVMELCKGGELLDRILARGGKYSEEDAKVVMVQILSVVSFCHLQGVVHRDLKPENFLFSSKDENSPLKVIDFGLSDFVKPDERLNDIVGSAYYVAPEVLHRSYGTEADMWSIGVIAYILLCGSRPFWARTESGIFRAVLKAEPSFDEAPWPTLTAEAKDFVKRLLNKDYRKRMTAAQALSHPWIRNAQQVKVPLDMIIYKLMRAYISSSSLRKSALRALAKTLTTNQLFYVREQFELLGPNKNGYISLQNLKSALVKNSTDAMKDSRVVDFVNTLCTLQYRKLDFEEFAASAISVYQMEALETWEQHARRAYELFDKEGNRPIVIEELASELGLGPSVPLHVVLQDWIRHADGKLSFLGFIKLLHGVSSRSIPKA; encoded by the exons ATGGGTCTCTGCCATGGCAAGCCGACGCAAATCCCGGACGTCGATGCGGAGGATCCCCATGTAGCCTCCGGCGCTGGCGACGGCgcgtcctcgccgtcggcggcggcgcccgcggcgaaGCCGGGCACGCCCAAGCAGCCCAAATTCCCGTTCTACCTGCCGAGCCCGCTCCCGCCGTCCAGCTACAAGGGCTCGCCGGCGAACTCGAGTGTCGCGTCCACGCCGGCGCGCGGAGGGTTCAAACGGCCGTTCCCGCCACCGTCGCCCGCAAAGCACATCCGCGCGCTCCTCGCCCGGCGGCACGGCTCCGTCAAGCCCAACGAGGCGTCCATCCCTGAGGGCGGTGAACCGGAGCTCGGTCTAGACAAGAGCTTTGGCTTCTCCAAGCACTTCTTCGCCAAGTACGACCTCGGCGAGGAGGTCGGCCGCGGCCACTTCGGCTACACCTGCTCCGCCAAGGCCAAGAAGGGCGAGCACAAGGGTCAGGACGTCGCCGTCAAGGTCATCCCCAAGGCCAAG ATGACGACTGCTATTGCCATTGAAGATGTGAGAAGAGAAGTGAGAATATTGAGTTCTCTGACAGGCCATAATAACTTGGTGCAGTTCTATGATGCTTTCGAAGATGAAGATAATGTGTATATAGTTATGGA ATTATGTAAAGGGGGCGAACTGCTCGATAGAATATTAGCAAG AGGTGGAAAGTACTCCGAAGAGGATGCAAAGGTCGTTATGGTACAAATTTTGAGTGTTGTATCATTTTGCCATCTTCAAGGTGTTGTTCATCGTGATCTGAAACCAGAG aatttcctTTTCTCTTCAAAGGATGAAAACTCTCCCTTGAAGGTCATAGATTTTGGCTTGTCTGACTTCGTGAAGCCAG ATGAAAGACTTAATGACATTGTTGGAAGTGCATACTACGTTGCTCCGGAGGTGCTCCACCGATCTTATGGCACTGAGGCAGATATGTGGAGCATTGGAGTGATTGCCTATATCTTGCTTTGCGGGAGTCGGCCTTTCTGGGCCCGCACGGAGTCAGGAATCTTTCGAGCTGTCTTGAAGGCAGAACCAAGTTTCGATGAGGCCCCATGGCCCACTCTCACAGCCGAAGCTAAAGACTTTGTAAAAAGGCTTCTTAATAAGGATTACCGCAAGAGAATGACAGCCGCACAAGCTCTCA GTCATCCGTGGATCCGTAACGCTCAACAAGTCAAAGTTCCTTTAGATATGATAATCTACAAGCTAATGAGAGCTTACATAAGTTCGTCTTCACTGCGGAAGTCTGCTTTGAGG GCCCTAGCCAAGACATTGACTACAAATCAACTGTTTTATGTAAGAGAGCAGTTTGAATTGTTGGGTCCAAACAAGAATGGTTATATCTcgttgcaaaatttgaaatcg GCCTTGGTGAAGAACTCCACAGATGCAATGAAGGACTCTAGGGTTGTCGATTTTGTTAACACA TTGTGCACTCTTCAGTACAGAAAGTTGGATTTCGAAGAGTTTGCTGCTTCTGCCATCAGTGTTTACCAGATGGAAGCCTTGGAGACCTGGGAACAGCACGCTAGGCGTGCATACGAACTGTTTGATAAGGAAGGCAACCGGCCTATTGTGATTGAAGAACTTGCGTCG GAACTTGGCCTTGGCCCATCAGTGCCACTTCACGTTGTCCTCCAAGACTGGATCAGACACGCTGATGGGAAGCTGAGCTTCCTGGGATTCATAAAACTTCTGCATGGAGTTTCGTCGCGCTCGATCCCAAAAGCCTAG